The Isachenkonia alkalipeptolytica genome has a window encoding:
- a CDS encoding DUF4829 domain-containing protein, whose translation MKKGIIIGLGIVAVVVIVALSAYNGMEEETSDAEAVIQEYHQGLLDRDVNALQGLQVNRGENTINDQMWDGLNNVEVLSIQEDQEAKDWYIGQRQGEDEDPENILAFEVQANFDYENYASLYYMSGVQKRMYFLVREKENSPWLIEYIKLI comes from the coding sequence ATGAAAAAGGGGATAATCATTGGGTTGGGTATTGTAGCGGTGGTGGTGATTGTTGCACTAAGCGCCTATAACGGGATGGAGGAGGAGACCTCCGATGCGGAAGCGGTGATCCAGGAGTACCACCAGGGGCTTTTAGACCGAGACGTCAATGCCCTACAGGGACTTCAAGTGAATCGAGGGGAAAATACCATTAATGATCAGATGTGGGACGGATTAAACAACGTGGAAGTCTTAAGCATTCAAGAGGACCAAGAGGCAAAAGACTGGTATATTGGGCAACGACAGGGAGAGGACGAGGATCCGGAAAACATCCTGGCCTTTGAAGTGCAGGCGAATTTTGATTACGAGAACTACGCCTCTTTATACTATATGAGCGGAGTCCAGAAACGAATGTATTTTTTAGTTCGGGAAAAAGAAAACAGTCCCTGGCTGATTGAATATATAAAATTGATTTAG
- a CDS encoding helix-turn-helix transcriptional regulator has product MTEINSFGLYLRKLREEKKLTQTYVAKAAQVSEKTYRRIEMDKAIPRIDTLEEMSILFKEDLVLRFLKYNSQGMEMFETIKEDIEKKILQDNFDKLNGYIPKLKSFIATIKKPYYILQYRQYILLIEGIVLYRKKDRYPKALEKFIQGILISNKEFSVEHFRDFSYSPMEHRLLMNIALTFNRTGDQKKYIEILAFIMDEIDHSDEIYAIIASNLGIAYKRTEKYVDSIGMMEKGINYCQEKSDYSMLPLLYYGKGVSEYYLNDDSYKCSFINAVTLTKLLGLTHLHTSMKEKCKNNFHFDVSNEEDQSLF; this is encoded by the coding sequence ATGACTGAAATAAACAGCTTTGGACTGTATCTACGAAAATTAAGAGAAGAAAAAAAGCTTACCCAAACCTATGTAGCTAAGGCGGCTCAGGTTAGTGAAAAAACGTACCGTCGCATCGAGATGGATAAGGCCATCCCCCGGATAGATACCCTGGAAGAAATGTCGATTCTTTTTAAAGAGGATTTAGTTCTGCGTTTTCTCAAATACAACTCTCAGGGAATGGAAATGTTCGAGACAATTAAAGAAGATATTGAGAAAAAAATTCTTCAGGATAATTTTGATAAATTGAACGGCTATATCCCAAAATTAAAAAGTTTTATAGCAACTATAAAAAAACCCTATTATATTCTGCAATACCGGCAGTATATTTTATTAATTGAAGGGATTGTGCTTTATCGAAAAAAAGATCGTTATCCAAAAGCACTGGAAAAATTTATACAAGGCATTCTTATCAGCAATAAAGAATTTTCTGTGGAGCATTTCAGAGATTTCAGTTATTCTCCCATGGAACATCGTTTATTAATGAATATCGCCTTAACTTTTAATAGAACAGGAGATCAGAAAAAATATATTGAGATTTTAGCGTTTATCATGGATGAAATTGACCATAGTGATGAAATCTATGCAATCATCGCAAGCAATTTGGGTATCGCTTATAAAAGGACTGAAAAATATGTGGATTCGATAGGAATGATGGAAAAGGGGATTAACTATTGCCAGGAAAAGTCGGATTATTCAATGCTTCCACTGTTATACTATGGAAAAGGTGTATCGGAGTACTATTTAAACGACGACAGCTATAAATGTTCTTTCATAAATGCAGTGACTTTAACGAAGCTACTTGGACTTACCCACCTTCATACCTCGATGAAGGAAAAGTGTAAAAACAATTTCCATTTTGATGTTTCCAATGAAGAGGATCAATCTTTGTTTTAA
- a CDS encoding tyrosine-type recombinase/integrase, giving the protein MKIIEKYGLLRVQMAYNKEHVKMLKKIGGGKWDPGARVWNFPLGKKQDLETLQGEIVTVSAYDEAVKLLKNHLKQKGYSPKTIKSYTGHLDRFLTYSKGEVDKASINEYLLYLLEEKQSSHSYANQSINAIKAYLRLVNKSEDFTVPYIPRPKKEHKLPKVMSKEEVKKVIDATHNTKHKTMLMLAYSCGLRVSETASMQLKNIDSSRMVVMVEQGKGRKDRMVSLSDKMLQQLRQYYREYKPVKWLFEGSDRSRYISTRTVQTVFNNSVKAVGIEKKLSFHSLRHSYATHMLEAGVDLRFIQELLGHRSSKTTEIYTHVSVQSLGKIANPLDQL; this is encoded by the coding sequence ATGAAAATAATTGAAAAATATGGATTGCTACGGGTTCAAATGGCTTACAACAAAGAGCATGTCAAAATGTTAAAAAAGATCGGCGGGGGAAAATGGGATCCCGGAGCCCGGGTTTGGAACTTTCCTTTAGGAAAAAAACAGGACTTAGAAACCCTGCAAGGAGAAATTGTAACCGTCAGTGCCTATGACGAAGCGGTAAAACTCCTTAAAAATCATCTAAAGCAAAAAGGGTACAGTCCCAAAACCATCAAAAGCTATACGGGGCATCTCGATCGCTTTTTAACCTACTCCAAAGGCGAAGTGGATAAGGCTTCCATCAATGAGTATCTTTTATATTTGCTGGAAGAAAAGCAGTCTTCCCACTCCTATGCCAATCAAAGCATCAATGCGATTAAAGCGTATTTACGCTTAGTCAATAAATCCGAGGATTTTACCGTGCCTTATATTCCAAGACCGAAAAAAGAACATAAGCTGCCCAAGGTGATGAGCAAGGAAGAGGTCAAAAAAGTCATCGACGCGACCCATAACACCAAACACAAAACCATGCTTATGCTCGCCTATTCCTGCGGTCTTCGGGTCAGTGAAACGGCATCAATGCAATTAAAAAATATAGACAGTTCCAGAATGGTGGTGATGGTAGAACAGGGTAAAGGGAGAAAAGACCGAATGGTCAGCTTATCGGATAAAATGCTGCAGCAACTGCGGCAGTATTACCGGGAGTATAAGCCTGTAAAATGGTTATTTGAAGGGAGTGATCGGTCACGTTATATCAGTACAAGAACCGTACAAACCGTATTCAATAACAGCGTGAAGGCCGTAGGGATTGAAAAGAAATTGTCCTTTCACAGCCTGCGTCATTCCTATGCAACCCATATGCTGGAAGCCGGAGTGGATCTTCGGTTTATACAGGAGTTATTGGGCCATCGGAGTAGTAAGACTACGGAGATTTATACGCATGTTTCGGTGCAGAGTTTGGGGAAGATTGCTAATCCGTTGGATCAGCTGTAA